Sequence from the Candidatus Margulisiibacteriota bacterium genome:
AATAAAAGTAAATGATTTGAAATGTAAGGACCCGGTGCTGGTTGCGGACGTTTTATATCGAGTTCATTATACTATTCTCATAGCCCTGGTTTGGTTAATGGCAGCATAAAGTTTATTTAGGTGCGCCCTTATAAGTTGCGTCTGTATATAAGTATCAGATTGGATGTTATTATTATTTTCATCAAGAAAAAGAAAAAGCGGTGCCCCGTCAACTGAAAATCCAAAAAAAGTTAAGGAAATAATTTTTTCGTTATCCATGAACAAGGGAAAACTATCAAGATGTTCCAGCGTCAAATCAGTTTCATGATGGAACATAACCTGCTCGTTGTAAATAAGTTTTATTTTATATACCAGAGGTTCAAATAGACCGGCAAAGGCAAAAGATGGATCCCACAACAACATATCTTTAATCCCTAAAATGTTGAGAAATTTTTCGGAGTTGTTAAAATCGAGATTGATACAGTCCTGCTTGATGCTATTTTGTCTGGCTATCAGCAAATAATTATGCTGGGAAAAAATCGGATGCTCGCCGGATACTCTCAGTACCTGATAATTAGTATCGCTTTTTTTGAGTTCTTCAAACCCGAACTGATAGAGATGTTCGCAACTGCCCAGGCCGGGATAACAATCCGGACGGTTGAAGTTCAAAAAAATCGTCTCATTTTTTTCATAGTCCAGCAGAAGATGTGTCGTGCCCATGAACCTTTCCAGATTGGAATAAGTCATTTTCGATTGTATACGGTTTATAACATCCAGTAAGTGTCCATCGTCAAGAGGATCACCCATATAATATTTGTCTTGAATGGGTAAAGATACTATTTTGTAGCTGGACATATTAAATTTTCGAAAATAATTGCTTTAAAAATCAATTTTTTTGAAATTTATATATAAAATCTGGGAAACTATAAAATAAATAACGATAATTTGATATAAGAAATTTGGGAGGGACGTATTCATGTATAAAATAGTTGCCTTAAAGGAAGAAATATTAATTAAGGGATATAATTTTAAAAAGGAACCGGTATTATGTGGAGTTTTAAATAATATTGATATAATTGTCCCGGATAGTGGTAGTGTTAGAAAAAAATCGAACAATAATTTTAAAATTATCCATAATGGTAGAGAAATTCTTCAAGTTCTTAATATGAAGAATAAACCTCTTGTTTTTTTTGATTTAAGCAAAGTTTCCGATGAAGATATCAAAAAAATTTATTACAAAAAAATGATTTCTAATCCACTAATAATAACTGGTAGCATAGCTGTATTTTGTGGTATCGGAGGTTTAGTTATAGCTGCTATAGGTTATACGCTTGGATTAACTTCTGTTTCGGGTTTAGGATTTATTTTTAATTTAATAGAAAATATAAAAGCAAATCGGGTGGAACGGGATTTGGTTTTAAAAGCAGTAAGAATTAGTCAAACAAATAATGATTTTGATGAAATTATTTCAGGTTTGCGGATATAACCAACGAACTGAAATTTATTAAGTTGTAATTATTTTTAAATTAAGAATTATATTTAATTGTTTTAGTTATCTAATATATTTCAAAAAAAATATTTAAACAAAGCATTCTAAAATATGCAGGTTATGATATAAAATAAAATTATAAAGATTCAAGGGGGTTTATTATGGAGGAACTTGTTCGCATCAGGATTGACGAACTGAATAGTCTGAAAGATGAGTTGATCGAAAAACAAAAAAAGGATCTTGCCAAAATAGAAGTCCGGATTGAAGAATTGTCTGGCTTGCTGGGCAATGGAACTTATATTAAAAAAGAGCCTGAAATTCGACCAACAGTTACCTCCACACCCAAAGTCGTGGAAAACATTATGACCGATATTAAGTCGGCAGTGCCAGAAATACAGGAAGAACATACAATCAGCAAGGATGAACTGGAATCTATTTTAGCTACGGACATTAATGATATAAAAGAAGAGGACGAGATAATAGCGGCAGCGGAGAATATTGAGCCGGAAATAATTGAACCCGTAAAATTTGAAGAAACTATGACTGCCAAAGAACCTCCTGCGATAAAAACCGAAGAAAAGAAAAGTACAAAAAAAGACGCGGAATTACCTGCAGAGAAAGATGAAATAGCGGAAGCACCGGTAAAAGAGGTTCCTGTAAAAGTGGCAGAAAAAGCGACTACAACAAAAGCTGAAGCCAAAGCGACCAAACCGGCCGCTGCAGCTTCCAAAACGGCAGCAGCTGACGCCAAAGCTTCTCAGGATGACATAGAGGCAATTTTAAATGCGTTGGACTAATTTAAAATCATTTCTTGTTTTTTTATTTGGTTTTTTGCCCCTTGCTTATGGAGCTAACGGTTCTATTATTTATTTAAATCCCGCTAATGCGCTTGAACTTATTCGCAATAATCAGGCAGTAAATATTATAGACATCAGGACTGACGAGGAATTTAATCAGGGGCATCTCGCTAACGCTCAAAATATAGACTATTTGAAACCTGAATTTGAGGAACAGATTAACAGGTTAAACTCCAATGCGGAATATCTTTTTTATTGCAGGTCCGGAGCCAGGACCCAACAAGCTCTTGATATTCTGGGAAAAAAACAATTTACGAAATTATATATTCTTCAGGGCGGCATTATGTCCTGGCAACGCTTTGGTAATCCTGTAGTTAGATAGAGGTAAGTGTTAAGGTTGAATTGTGTAGTCGTGCAGCTGTTGAGTCGAGTCATACTGAGCTGGTTTACCCTGAGTGGAACCGAAGGGAAGTATGATAGAGTTAATAGATAAGTGGTAAGTTGTAAGATTAGTATTTGCCGGGACCGTGTGTTATCCGTTACAATAAAAATTATATTTTACTGATTAGTGTCATCCCGGACCGCAGTGGAGGGATATGCGAAGTTCTCAATTTGTGAAATTGAGATTTCTCGACTTCGCTCGAAATGACGTGTTAATTCTGGGAGCCTGAGAAATGATCCTTATTCTTCTGTTTGTAATTATTATCATCAGTATAATTAATATTCTCGTTGTTTTCTCTTTTTTAAAAAAGATCAGTTTTATAACTCCGGGTAATACGGAAGCGCAATATACTTCTCTGGAAAAAGCCATTGAAAAATCTGAACGGGCGTTACGAGATGAGTTTGGAAAAAGCAGGGAAGAGTCCGGTAATCACTCTCAGCGAACCCGTACAGAGCTTTTAGAAACCCTGAAAGCTTTTAATGATTCCATCATTTCCAATATGTCCAGGTTGTCAAACATGCAAAAAGATCAGTTGGACAGTTTTTCCAAACAACTTGCACATCTTACCCAGGGTAATGAGCAGCGTATGGATAAAATGCGTGAGACCATTGAGAACAATCTTAAGAGTTTGCAGGAAGATAACAGTAAAAAGCTGGAACAGATGCGCGCCACTGTGGATGAAAAACTACATAAAACGCTGGAAACAAGATTGGGAGAATCTTTCAAACTGGTTAGCGAACGTCTGGAATTGGTGCATAAAGGTCTGGGAGAAATGCAGACCCTGGCCAGCGGAGTAGGGGACCTAAAAAAGGTACTAACTAATATCAAGACCAGAGGAACATGGGGTGAAATCCAGTTGGGCAACTTGCTGGAGCAAATGCTTTCTCCGGAGCAGTACGCGGAAAATGTGGCTACCAAAAAGGGCAGCCAGGAAAGAGTAGAGTATGCTGTAAAATTACCGGGCAAAGGCCAGGACCATAAAAGTTTTGTGTGGCTGCCGCTGGACTCCAAGTTTCCTCAGGAAGATTATTTGAAACTTGTGGACGCTCAGGAAAAAGCCGATCAGGCTGCAGTAGATGAAAATACCAAACAACTTTATTCCAGAATTCTGCTGGAAGCTAAAACCATCAAGGAAAAGTATATAGATGTGCCTTACACTACCGATTTCGGGATTATGTTCCTGCCCAGTGAAAGTCTCTATGCTGAAGTACTGCGGATGCCCGGTCTTTGTGAGAAAATGCAGCGCGAATACAAGATCGTGGTTACGGGCCCTACAACTCTGGCTGCTTTGCTTAACAGTCTGCAGATGGGCTTCAGAACACTGGCTGTAGAAAAAAGGTCCAGCGAAGTCTGGGAAATTCTGGGAGCAGTCAAAACAGAATTCGGAAAGTTCGGCGAAATTCTGGAGAAAACTCAAAAAAAGTTACTGGAAGCCAGCAATACCATAGATACCGCAGCACAAAAATCACGCACTATCGAAAGAAAATTAAAAACGGTTCAGTCGTTTCCCATTGGTTCAGAAGAGGAAACACCTGTAGCCTTAGCCGAAAACGTAGAAAATTAGTTACTAGATAGTCTTATATTCCTAAATATTATTTAAGATTTAAATTATAATGTTTATTCAGATAGTCCTTTATGGCTTGGGTCATCGCTGCTTTTTTGGCGTCGATTTGAGCTTGTGTCAGATTACTGCTTGAACCGTCAGTGCTGACTGAGCTTGTTAAACTTTCTATAATTTTAGCAACAGAGACACCATTATTAACACTCCTTTTTATTTCATTGATCTGAGCGTCGGTTAAACTATATCCCGACGTTGTTGTTTCCTGGTTCGGATAGGTGATCCCTGTACCGGGATCAGTATAAACGCTGGGTGTAGATGATGTGCCGTTCGGATAGGTAACCGTGCCTGTTGTTCCTGAGCCGGAAGTAGTAGCGCTGAAGTTTGATTCATCAGGATCTTTTAGACCTGCCAGTACGTCTCCGGCATGGGTGTTGGTTGTGGTTGTGGTCCAATCTCCTTCGCCTCCCCATGACTGTGTTGTTGTTGTAGCAAAATCGGTTGAAACATTTTTATCATGTGTACCCAGGGAATTGAGATAATTATTTACTTCATATGAATACAGGCTCATATTGTTATTTTGGTTATTAGAACTATTAAAAAAGTTAAACTTGTCAGAATAAAAGCGCTCCCCGATACAAAGCCAATTTTGTGATTGTTTTAGTATACCAAATTCATTTGCATCCTGCGAGCCGTCCAGATCAGTGTCTCTCCAGGTAATCATATCTCCGGCTTTTAAAGCTGTGCCGTCAATGGTCACGTCTTTACTTAAACGAATATAAGATTCCTCATAATCGCAATCGTAGTCCTTACCGGTTATATTGCTGTGATATTCTCCTTCATAATCTACATTTAATTGTTGACCTTCAATTTTGACGCCATGATAGGTGATCTCAACGTCACCCTCATCCTCTATAACCTGACTGCTGAATTTCAGGTCTCCCTTATCTCCCGTAACTTTTCCATCATTACCCGAACTGATGCCATGGCTCCAACCACTTACATTTGTATCTCCCATAAACATTCCCCCTAAAAAAATAGTTTTTTACTTACAAATTACTATATCGCTGATTTTGGGAGAAAGATTGTATTCGTTTTTTTGAATATATTTAGATTTTTTCCAAAGGAGGATAAGCGTCCGTGCATACCCTCCTTTTTTCAGGGAAAAACGGGGAAGTTAATATTTTATAAATAGTTCTTAAGTTTTTTACCGGCTTCTGATTTCTTCATTTTTTCCAGAGCCCTGTCTTTTAACTGTCTTACTCTTTCTCTGCTTACGTTCAGTGTTCTGCCTATTTCGGCCAGAGACTGTTCCTGACGGTCATAGAAACCGTAATGCAGTTCGATTATCATTCTTTCTTTCTCGGATAAAACGGATAAGGCTTGCCCAATAGTATCTTCAAAACCTTCGTTCTCCAAATCATCCTGATAAGTCAGCGCTGTTCTATCTTCTATATAATCCAGCATGCAGTCTTCACCGTCAGTATACATATCATCAAGCGAAACAACATCTTTTTCGATCTGCTGATAATACTCCACTTTGTCATTATGAATGCCGGTCATTTCCGAAATCTCATCCGAAGTCGGCACTCTGTGTTTTTCGGTCATATATTTAGTAATTACTTTTTTAATCTTATGAATACATTCCAGAGTGGTAGAAGGTATGCGCATATTGCGTTTCAGCTGTTGATAACTTCTCTGCACAGCCTGGTTAATCCAGAACGACGCATAGGTAGAGAATTTTGTTCCTCTGTCAAACTCATATTTGTCGGCCGCTGTTAAAAGCCCGATACAGGCTTCCTGAAAAATATCGTGAAACATGGCCGGATCGTATCTTCTTACAAAAGTATAAATAAGACCTAAATTATCGGTAAGTAAAATTTCTTTGTCTTTAACGCTTCCCTGCTTGGCCGACATCAGTATCACACGTTCTTTTACGGTTGTTTTCATTTGAAATCCCCCTTATTCCCAGAATTAATAAAATTTCCAGATTCTGAAACATAAGAGAAGGTTTTTTGGAATTTAAATGTCGCAATCGATCGACATTTTTTGAGGATTTCCGACAAGCGGTCCAATCCATTTCCGATTTATTTAACCTTTCTCTTAAACCTCCCTGTTATAAACACCTCCTTTTGTTGTTTTCATTTAGTGTTATACCCGAAAAGCATGTTTCGAAACATTCGATTTTTTTGTTGTATCTCGTTTGCCATGAGTATCTTTTATGTAACATTAATTTTAATCTTTAAAAAAATGAAATACTGAATATAATTTGAAGTAATATCCTGAAGATCGGAGGAATAATATGAAAGGTGTTATCGTAATCGCATTAAAAGAATTGGTGGAAAGCAAGTTTGGCAAAGACAAATGGGAAGCAGCTCTGGAAAAAGCAGGAGTAAACAAGAACCTGACCATATTAACCATTACTGATGTTGATGATCAAACAGTAATGAAAGTGGTGCAGGCAGTTTGCGCTGTACTGGGCATATCCTTACAACAAGCTGCGGATGCCTTCGGCGAATACTGGGTTTGTACCTATGCTCAGCGTATGTATAAAGATTATTTCAAGGATAGCAAAAACGCAAAAGATTTTATTTTAAAAATGGATCAGATACATGTAATAACTACTATGACCATGGCCAATGCTCATCCACCAAGATTTGATTATGAATGGAAAAACGACAGGACACTGATTATGAAATATAAATCATCCAGAGGAATGATCGATTTTATGGTCGGTTTGTTAAAAGGTATAGGTAAACAGTTTAAAGAAGAACTGGTTGTTACCAAACTGGGGCCGGATAAAGTGGAAATAGCTTTTTCTTATAACTGCAAATAGCCTGCCCTTGCCATAAAAACCGGGCCATATTACAATTGATTTCATGACCAAGACCATATTAGTCGCGGGTGGGGCCGGGTATATAGGTTCACATATAGTCAGAAAGTTAAAAATCGCAGGATATCATCCGGTTATTTTTGATAATCTTTCCACAGGCCATAAACAATCTGTAAAAGGTGAAGAATTTTTTTGGGGAGATATACGCAATCCTCTTGATCTGGACAGAGTATTTACCAACTATAAAATTGATGCTGTAATGCATTTTTGCGCCCGCAGCCTGGTGGGAGAATCCATGCAGAAACCGGAAATATATTTTGAAAACAATATAGTTGGAGGTTTCGGTCTGCTGCAGGCCATGCTCAAACATCAAGTTAAATTTATTATTTTTTCTTCAACAGCGGCAACTTATGGCGAGCCGGAGTCAGTACCTATCGATGAAAATGCCAAACAGCTGCCCACAAATCCCTATGGAGAAAGCAAGCTGATTTTCGAAAAAATTTTACATTGGTATGATAAAATCCATGATATAAAGCATGTTAACTTGCGCTATTTCAACGCTGCCGGAGCTGATGACAACGGAGAAATAGGTGAGGACCATACTCCGGAAACTCATCTGATACCCAACATTTTCAGAGTACTGAACAAACAACTGGACCATCTGCAGGTATTTGGTAATGATTATTCAACAGCGGATGGCACCTGTGTGCGTGATTATATTCATATCTATGATTTGGCTCAGGCGCATATACTGGCTTTAAAACATATTTTGGATGGCAAAGGATCGGATTCGTTTAATTTGGGTTGCGGAAAAGGCTACAGCATTAATGAAATCATCAAGATGGTGGAAAAAGTT
This genomic interval carries:
- a CDS encoding rhodanese-like domain-containing protein, with the translated sequence MRWTNLKSFLVFLFGFLPLAYGANGSIIYLNPANALELIRNNQAVNIIDIRTDEEFNQGHLANAQNIDYLKPEFEEQINRLNSNAEYLFYCRSGARTQQALDILGKKQFTKLYILQGGIMSWQRFGNPVVR
- the rmuC gene encoding DNA recombination protein RmuC — its product is MILILLFVIIIISIINILVVFSFLKKISFITPGNTEAQYTSLEKAIEKSERALRDEFGKSREESGNHSQRTRTELLETLKAFNDSIISNMSRLSNMQKDQLDSFSKQLAHLTQGNEQRMDKMRETIENNLKSLQEDNSKKLEQMRATVDEKLHKTLETRLGESFKLVSERLELVHKGLGEMQTLASGVGDLKKVLTNIKTRGTWGEIQLGNLLEQMLSPEQYAENVATKKGSQERVEYAVKLPGKGQDHKSFVWLPLDSKFPQEDYLKLVDAQEKADQAAVDENTKQLYSRILLEAKTIKEKYIDVPYTTDFGIMFLPSESLYAEVLRMPGLCEKMQREYKIVVTGPTTLAALLNSLQMGFRTLAVEKRSSEVWEILGAVKTEFGKFGEILEKTQKKLLEASNTIDTAAQKSRTIERKLKTVQSFPIGSEEETPVALAENVEN
- a CDS encoding sigma-70 family RNA polymerase sigma factor, with amino-acid sequence MKTTVKERVILMSAKQGSVKDKEILLTDNLGLIYTFVRRYDPAMFHDIFQEACIGLLTAADKYEFDRGTKFSTYASFWINQAVQRSYQQLKRNMRIPSTTLECIHKIKKVITKYMTEKHRVPTSDEISEMTGIHNDKVEYYQQIEKDVVSLDDMYTDGEDCMLDYIEDRTALTYQDDLENEGFEDTIGQALSVLSEKERMIIELHYGFYDRQEQSLAEIGRTLNVSRERVRQLKDRALEKMKKSEAGKKLKNYL
- a CDS encoding heme NO-binding domain-containing protein — protein: MKGVIVIALKELVESKFGKDKWEAALEKAGVNKNLTILTITDVDDQTVMKVVQAVCAVLGISLQQAADAFGEYWVCTYAQRMYKDYFKDSKNAKDFILKMDQIHVITTMTMANAHPPRFDYEWKNDRTLIMKYKSSRGMIDFMVGLLKGIGKQFKEELVVTKLGPDKVEIAFSYNCK
- the galE gene encoding UDP-glucose 4-epimerase GalE, which produces MTKTILVAGGAGYIGSHIVRKLKIAGYHPVIFDNLSTGHKQSVKGEEFFWGDIRNPLDLDRVFTNYKIDAVMHFCARSLVGESMQKPEIYFENNIVGGFGLLQAMLKHQVKFIIFSSTAATYGEPESVPIDENAKQLPTNPYGESKLIFEKILHWYDKIHDIKHVNLRYFNAAGADDNGEIGEDHTPETHLIPNIFRVLNKQLDHLQVFGNDYSTADGTCVRDYIHIYDLAQAHILALKHILDGKGSDSFNLGCGKGYSINEIIKMVEKVTQKKVNYKMADRRPGDPAVLVASSEKIKKVLGWKEKYQLRDIIETAMQWHLNHPKGYAD